The Macaca thibetana thibetana isolate TM-01 chromosome 11, ASM2454274v1, whole genome shotgun sequence genome window below encodes:
- the PAN2 gene encoding PAN2-PAN3 deadenylation complex catalytic subunit PAN2 isoform X6 yields MRQTNRFFFCGHTSGKVSLRDLRTFKVEHEFDAFSGSLSDFDVHGNLLAACGFSSRLTGLACDRFLKVYDLRMMRAITPLQVHVDPAFLRFIPTYTSRLAIISQSGQCQFCEPTGLANPADIFHVNPVGPLLMTFDVSASKQALAFGDSEGCVHLWTDSPEPSFNPYSRETEFALPCLVDSLPPLDWSQDLLPLSLIPVPLTTDTLLSDWPAANSAPAPRRAPPVDAEILRTMKKVGFIGYAPNPRTKLRNQIPYRLKESDSEFDSFSQVTESPVGREEEPHLHMVSKKYRKVTIKYSKLGLEDFDFKHYNKTLFAGLEPHIPNAYCNCMIQVLYFLEPVRCLIQNHLCQKEFCLACELGFLFHMLDLSRGDPCQGSNFLRAFRTIPEASALGLILADSDEASGKGNLARLIQRWNRFILTQLHQDMQELEVPQAYRGAGGSSFCSSGDSVIGQLFSCEMENCSLCRCGSETVRASSTLLFTLSYPDDKTGKNYDFAQVLKRSICLDQNTQAWCDNCEKYQPTIQTRNIRHLPDILVINCEVNSSKEADFWRMQAEVAFKMAVKKHGGEISKNKEFALADWKELGSPEGVLVCPSIEELKNVWLPFSIRMKMTKNKGLDVCNWTDGDEMQWGPARAEEEHGVYVYDLMATVVHILDSRTGGSLVAHIKVGETYHQRKEGVTHQQWYLFNDFLIEPIDKHEAVQFDMNWKVPAILYYVKRNLNSRYNLNIKNPIEASVLLAEASLARKQRKTHTTFIPLMLNEMPQIGDLVGLDAEFVTLNEEEAELRSDGTKSTIKPSQMSVARITCVRGQGPNEGIPFIDDYISTQEQVVDYLTQYSGIKPGDLDAKISSKHLTTLKSTYLKLRFLIDIGVKFVGHGLQKDFRVINLMVWQGSFKSLLVPKDQVLDTVYLFHMPRKRMISLRFLAWYFLDLKIQGETHDSIEDARTALQLYRKYLELSKNGTEPESFHKVLKGLYEKGRKMDWKVPEPEGQTSPKNAAVFSSVLAL; encoded by the exons ATGAGACAGACAAATCGCTTCTTCTTCTGCGGCCACACGTCTGGCAAG gtttccCTGAGAGATCTCCGTACTTTTAAGGTGGAACATGAGTTTGATGCCTTCTCAGGAAGTCTTTCAGATTTTGATGTGCATGGCAACCTGCTAGCTGCCTGCGGCTTCTCCAGCCGCCTCACTGGCCTGGCCTGCGACCGTTTCCTCAAGGTGTATGATTTGCGCATGATGCGTGCCATCACACCACTTCAAGTACATGTGGATCCTGCCTTCTTGCGCTTCATTCCTACATATACTTCTCGTCTTGCTATCATCTCTCAGTCAG GGCAGTGCCAGTTCTGTGAACCCACAGGCCTAGCCAACCCAGCAGATATCTTTCATGTGAATCCTGTGGGGCCTCTGCTAATGACATTTGACGTGTCAGCCAGCAAGCAGGCCCTGGCGTTTGGGGATTCTGAGGGCTGTGTGCACCTCTGGACTGATTCCCCGGAGCCTTCCTTCAACCCCTACTCCCGTGAGACTGAGTTTGCTTTGCCGTGTCTCGTGGACTCACTGCCTCCTCTGGACTGGAGCCAGGACCTGCTGCCTCTTTCCCTCATCCCTGTCCCACTCACCACTGACACACTTCTCTCTGATTGGCCTGCTGCCAACTctgctccagctcccag GCGAGCACCACCTGTGGATGCAGAGATTCTGCGCACCATGAAGAAGGTGGGCTTCATTGGCTATGCGCCCAATCCTCGCACCAAGCTGCGCAATCAG ATACCTTACAGACTCAAGGAGTCAGACAGTGAATTTGACAGCTTCAGCCAGGTCACTGAGTCACCAGTAGGACGAGAAGAGGAGCCACATCTCCACATGGTTTCTAAGAAATACCGCAAG GTGACCATCAAATATTCCAAGCTAGGGCTGGAGGACTTTGACTTCAAACACTACAATAAGACCTTGTTTGCTGGATTAGAGCCCCACATCCCCAACGCCTACTGTAACTGCATGATCCAG GTGCTCTATTTCCTGGAGCCTGTACGCTGTCTAATTCAAAACCACCTTTGCCAGAAGGAGTTCTGTCTGGCATGTGAGCTGGGCTTCCTCTTTCACATGTTGGACCTCTCTCGTGGTGACCCTTGCCAG GGCAGTAATTTTCTTCGGGCATTCCGTACTATTCCTGAGGCCTCAGCCCTTGGTCTGATCCTGGCTGACTCAGATGAGGCTTCAGGCAAGGGCAATCTGGCCAGGCTCATTCAGAGGTGGAATCGCTTCATTCTCACTCAACTGCATCAAGATATGCAGGAGCTGGAAGTACCACAGGCTTATCGAGGTGCTGGAGGCAG CAGCTTTTGCTCATCGGGGGACTCTGTTATTGGGCAGCTCTTCAGCTGTGAGATGGAGAACTGCAGCCTCTGCCGCTGTGGCAGCGAGACCGTGCGAGCCTCATCCACCCTGCTTTTCACACTCTCCTACCCTGATG ATAAAACTGGGAAGAACTATGACTTTGCTCAGGTGCTGAAGCGAAGCATCTGCCTGGACCAGAATACACAGGCCTGGTGTGACAACTGTGAAAAGTACCAGCCCACG ATTCAGACCCGCAACATCCGCCATCTGCCAGATATTCTTGTCATCAATTGTGAGGTGAACAGCTCAAAAGAGGCTGATTTCTGGAGAATGCAGGCTGAG GTTGCCTTCAAGATGGCAGTAAAGAAACATGGTGGGGAAATCTCCAAGAACAAGGAGTTTGCTTTGGCTGATTG GAAGGAACTAGGGAGTCCAGAGGGTGTGCTGGTATGTCCCTCCATTGAGGAGCTGAAGAATGTCTGGCTTCCTTTCTCCATTCGCATGAAGATGACCAAGAACAAAGGGCTGGATGTTTGCAATTGGACTGATGGGGATGAGATGCAG TGGGGCCCAGCCAGGGCAGAGGAGGAGCATGGTGTCTATGTGTATGACCTGATGGCTACTGTGGTACACATCCTGGACTCACGCACAGGGGGcagcctggtggctcacatcaAAGTTGGAGAGACCTACCACCAGCGCAAGGAG GGTGTTACTCACCAGCAGTGGTATCTGTTCAATGACTTTCTTATTGAACCTATTGATAAG CATGAAGCTGTGCAGTTTGACATGAATTGGAAAGTACCTGCAATCCTTTATTATGTCAAACGGAATCTCAATTCCAGATACAACTTGAACA TCAAGAACCCTATTGAGGCAAGTGTCTTGCTGGCTGAAGCCTCGCTGGCACGGAAGCAGCGGAAAACACATACTACCTTTATTCCACTGATGCTGAATGAGATGCCACAGATTGGGGACCTGGTGGGTCTGGATGCTGAGTTTGTCACCCTTAATGAG GAGGAAGCAGAGTTACGCAGTGATGGTACCAAGTCTACCATTAAACCAAGTCAGATGTCAGTAGCCAGGATTACCTGTGTCCGGGGCCAGGGACCTAATGAGGGTATCCCCTTCATTGATGACTACATCTCTACCCAGGAGCAG GTGGTGGATTACTTGACTCAATACTCGGGTATAAAGCCTGGTGACCTCGATGCCAAAATTTCCTCCAAGCACCTAACAACTCTCAAGTCTACCTACTTAAAGCTTCGTTTTCTCATTGACATTGGAGTCAAGTTTGTGGGTCATGGCCTGCAGAAGGACTTCCGGGTCATCAACCTGATGGTTTGGCAGGGCTCTTTTAAGAGTCTTCTT GTGCCCAAGGACCAAGTCCTTGATACTGTCTACCTGTTCCACATGCCCCGAAAACGAATGATTTCCCTGCGATTCCTTGCTTGGTACTTTCTGG ACCTGAAGATTCAAGGGGAAACCCATGACAGTATTGAGGATGCACGCACAGCCCTTCAGCTCTACCGAAAGTATCTGGAGCTAAGCAAAAATGGCACTGAGCCTGAGTCTTTCCACAAGGTGCTCAAGGGTCTTTATGAGAAGGGCCGAAAGATGGACTGGAAGGTGCCTGAGCCTGAGGGCCAAACAAGTCCCAAGA
- the PAN2 gene encoding PAN2-PAN3 deadenylation complex catalytic subunit PAN2 isoform X5 — translation MARGGLIIFDYLLDENEDMHSLLLTDSSTLLIGGLQNHILEIDLNTVQETQKYAVETPGVTIMRQTNRFFFCGHTSGKVSLRDLRTFKVEHEFDAFSGSLSDFDVHGNLLAACGFSSRLTGLACDRFLKVYDLRMMRAITPLQVHVDPAFLRFIPTYTSRLAIISQSGQCQFCEPTGLANPADIFHVNPVGPLLMTFDVSASKQALAFGDSEGCVHLWTDSPEPSFNPYSRETEFALPCLVDSLPPLDWSQDLLPLSLIPVPLTTDTLLSDWPAANSAPAPRRAPPVDAEILRTMKKVGFIGYAPNPRTKLRNQIPYRLKESDSEFDSFSQVTESPVGREEEPHLHMVSKKYRKVTIKYSKLGLEDFDFKHYNKTLFAGLEPHIPNAYCNCMIQVLYFLEPVRCLIQNHLCQKEFCLACELGFLFHMLDLSRGDPCQGSNFLRAFRTIPEASALGLILADSDEASGKGNLARLIQRWNRFILTQLHQDMQELEVPQAYRGAGGSSFCSSGDSVIGQLFSCEMENCSLCRCGSETVRASSTLLFTLSYPDDKTGKNYDFAQVLKRSICLDQNTQAWCDNCEKYQPTIQTRNIRHLPDILVINCEVNSSKEADFWRMQAEVAFKMAVKKHGGEISKNKEFALADWKELGSPEGVLVCPSIEELKNVWLPFSIRMKMTKNKGLDVCNWTDGDEMQWGPARAEEEHGVYVYDLMATVVHILDSRTGGSLVAHIKVGETYHQRKEGVTHQQWYLFNDFLIEPIDKHEAVQFDMNWKVPAILYYVKRNLNSRYNLNIKNPIEASVLLAEASLARKQRKTHTTFIPLMLNEMPQIGDLVGLDAEFVTLNEEEAELRSDGTKSTIKPSQMSVARITCVRGQGPNEGIPFIDDYISTQEQVVDYLTQYSGIKPGDLDAKISSKHLTTLKSTYLKLRFLIDIGVKFVGHGLQKDFRVINLMVWQGSFKSLLVPKDQVLDTVYLFHMPRKRMISLRFLAWYFLDLKIQGETHDSIEDARTALQLYRKYLELSKNGTEPESFHKVLKGLYEKGRKMDWKVPEPEGQTSPKNAAVFSSVLAL, via the exons ATGGCCCGTGGGGGCCTCATTATATTTGATTACCT GCTAGATGAGAATGAGGATATGCACAGTCTCCTACTGACTGACAGCAGCACTCTACTCATTGGTGGGCTGCAGAATCACATACTAGAGATTGATCTTAACACTGTCCAGGAGACTCAGAAG TATGCAGTAGAGACGCCGGGAGTCACCATCATGAGACAGACAAATCGCTTCTTCTTCTGCGGCCACACGTCTGGCAAG gtttccCTGAGAGATCTCCGTACTTTTAAGGTGGAACATGAGTTTGATGCCTTCTCAGGAAGTCTTTCAGATTTTGATGTGCATGGCAACCTGCTAGCTGCCTGCGGCTTCTCCAGCCGCCTCACTGGCCTGGCCTGCGACCGTTTCCTCAAGGTGTATGATTTGCGCATGATGCGTGCCATCACACCACTTCAAGTACATGTGGATCCTGCCTTCTTGCGCTTCATTCCTACATATACTTCTCGTCTTGCTATCATCTCTCAGTCAG GGCAGTGCCAGTTCTGTGAACCCACAGGCCTAGCCAACCCAGCAGATATCTTTCATGTGAATCCTGTGGGGCCTCTGCTAATGACATTTGACGTGTCAGCCAGCAAGCAGGCCCTGGCGTTTGGGGATTCTGAGGGCTGTGTGCACCTCTGGACTGATTCCCCGGAGCCTTCCTTCAACCCCTACTCCCGTGAGACTGAGTTTGCTTTGCCGTGTCTCGTGGACTCACTGCCTCCTCTGGACTGGAGCCAGGACCTGCTGCCTCTTTCCCTCATCCCTGTCCCACTCACCACTGACACACTTCTCTCTGATTGGCCTGCTGCCAACTctgctccagctcccag GCGAGCACCACCTGTGGATGCAGAGATTCTGCGCACCATGAAGAAGGTGGGCTTCATTGGCTATGCGCCCAATCCTCGCACCAAGCTGCGCAATCAG ATACCTTACAGACTCAAGGAGTCAGACAGTGAATTTGACAGCTTCAGCCAGGTCACTGAGTCACCAGTAGGACGAGAAGAGGAGCCACATCTCCACATGGTTTCTAAGAAATACCGCAAG GTGACCATCAAATATTCCAAGCTAGGGCTGGAGGACTTTGACTTCAAACACTACAATAAGACCTTGTTTGCTGGATTAGAGCCCCACATCCCCAACGCCTACTGTAACTGCATGATCCAG GTGCTCTATTTCCTGGAGCCTGTACGCTGTCTAATTCAAAACCACCTTTGCCAGAAGGAGTTCTGTCTGGCATGTGAGCTGGGCTTCCTCTTTCACATGTTGGACCTCTCTCGTGGTGACCCTTGCCAG GGCAGTAATTTTCTTCGGGCATTCCGTACTATTCCTGAGGCCTCAGCCCTTGGTCTGATCCTGGCTGACTCAGATGAGGCTTCAGGCAAGGGCAATCTGGCCAGGCTCATTCAGAGGTGGAATCGCTTCATTCTCACTCAACTGCATCAAGATATGCAGGAGCTGGAAGTACCACAGGCTTATCGAGGTGCTGGAGGCAG CAGCTTTTGCTCATCGGGGGACTCTGTTATTGGGCAGCTCTTCAGCTGTGAGATGGAGAACTGCAGCCTCTGCCGCTGTGGCAGCGAGACCGTGCGAGCCTCATCCACCCTGCTTTTCACACTCTCCTACCCTGATG ATAAAACTGGGAAGAACTATGACTTTGCTCAGGTGCTGAAGCGAAGCATCTGCCTGGACCAGAATACACAGGCCTGGTGTGACAACTGTGAAAAGTACCAGCCCACG ATTCAGACCCGCAACATCCGCCATCTGCCAGATATTCTTGTCATCAATTGTGAGGTGAACAGCTCAAAAGAGGCTGATTTCTGGAGAATGCAGGCTGAG GTTGCCTTCAAGATGGCAGTAAAGAAACATGGTGGGGAAATCTCCAAGAACAAGGAGTTTGCTTTGGCTGATTG GAAGGAACTAGGGAGTCCAGAGGGTGTGCTGGTATGTCCCTCCATTGAGGAGCTGAAGAATGTCTGGCTTCCTTTCTCCATTCGCATGAAGATGACCAAGAACAAAGGGCTGGATGTTTGCAATTGGACTGATGGGGATGAGATGCAG TGGGGCCCAGCCAGGGCAGAGGAGGAGCATGGTGTCTATGTGTATGACCTGATGGCTACTGTGGTACACATCCTGGACTCACGCACAGGGGGcagcctggtggctcacatcaAAGTTGGAGAGACCTACCACCAGCGCAAGGAG GGTGTTACTCACCAGCAGTGGTATCTGTTCAATGACTTTCTTATTGAACCTATTGATAAG CATGAAGCTGTGCAGTTTGACATGAATTGGAAAGTACCTGCAATCCTTTATTATGTCAAACGGAATCTCAATTCCAGATACAACTTGAACA TCAAGAACCCTATTGAGGCAAGTGTCTTGCTGGCTGAAGCCTCGCTGGCACGGAAGCAGCGGAAAACACATACTACCTTTATTCCACTGATGCTGAATGAGATGCCACAGATTGGGGACCTGGTGGGTCTGGATGCTGAGTTTGTCACCCTTAATGAG GAGGAAGCAGAGTTACGCAGTGATGGTACCAAGTCTACCATTAAACCAAGTCAGATGTCAGTAGCCAGGATTACCTGTGTCCGGGGCCAGGGACCTAATGAGGGTATCCCCTTCATTGATGACTACATCTCTACCCAGGAGCAG GTGGTGGATTACTTGACTCAATACTCGGGTATAAAGCCTGGTGACCTCGATGCCAAAATTTCCTCCAAGCACCTAACAACTCTCAAGTCTACCTACTTAAAGCTTCGTTTTCTCATTGACATTGGAGTCAAGTTTGTGGGTCATGGCCTGCAGAAGGACTTCCGGGTCATCAACCTGATGGTTTGGCAGGGCTCTTTTAAGAGTCTTCTT GTGCCCAAGGACCAAGTCCTTGATACTGTCTACCTGTTCCACATGCCCCGAAAACGAATGATTTCCCTGCGATTCCTTGCTTGGTACTTTCTGG ACCTGAAGATTCAAGGGGAAACCCATGACAGTATTGAGGATGCACGCACAGCCCTTCAGCTCTACCGAAAGTATCTGGAGCTAAGCAAAAATGGCACTGAGCCTGAGTCTTTCCACAAGGTGCTCAAGGGTCTTTATGAGAAGGGCCGAAAGATGGACTGGAAGGTGCCTGAGCCTGAGGGCCAAACAAGTCCCAAGA
- the PAN2 gene encoding PAN2-PAN3 deadenylation complex catalytic subunit PAN2 isoform X1, with protein MNFEGLDPGLAEYAPAMHSALDPVLDAHLNPSLLQNVELDPEGVALEALPVQESVHIMEGVYSELHSVVAEVGVPVSVSHFDLHEEMLWVGSHGGHATSFFGPALERYSSFQVNGSDDIRQIQSLENGILFLTKNNLKYMARGGLIIFDYLLDENEDMHSLLLTDSSTLLIGGLQNHILEIDLNTVQETQKYAVETPGVTIMRQTNRFFFCGHTSGKVSLRDLRTFKVEHEFDAFSGSLSDFDVHGNLLAACGFSSRLTGLACDRFLKVYDLRMMRAITPLQVHVDPAFLRFIPTYTSRLAIISQSGQCQFCEPTGLANPADIFHVNPVGPLLMTFDVSASKQALAFGDSEGCVHLWTDSPEPSFNPYSRETEFALPCLVDSLPPLDWSQDLLPLSLIPVPLTTDTLLSDWPAANSAPAPRRAPPVDAEILRTMKKVGFIGYAPNPRTKLRNQIPYRLKESDSEFDSFSQVTESPVGREEEPHLHMVSKKYRKVTIKYSKLGLEDFDFKHYNKTLFAGLEPHIPNAYCNCMIQVLYFLEPVRCLIQNHLCQKEFCLACELGFLFHMLDLSRGDPCQGSNFLRAFRTIPEASALGLILADSDEASGKGNLARLIQRWNRFILTQLHQDMQELEVPQAYRGAGGSSFCSSGDSVIGQLFSCEMENCSLCRCGSETVRASSTLLFTLSYPDDKTGKNYDFAQVLKRSICLDQNTQAWCDNCEKYQPTIQTRNIRHLPDILVINCEVNSSKEADFWRMQAEVAFKMAVKKHGGEISKNKEFALADWKELGSPEGVLVCPSIEELKNVWLPFSIRMKMTKNKGLDVCNWTDGDEMQWGPARAEEEHGVYVYDLMATVVHILDSRTGGSLVAHIKVGETYHQRKEGVTHQQWYLFNDFLIEPIDKHEAVQFDMNWKVPAILYYVKRNLNSRYNLNIKNPIEASVLLAEASLARKQRKTHTTFIPLMLNEMPQIGDLVGLDAEFVTLNEEEAELRSDGTKSTIKPSQMSVARITCVRGQGPNEGIPFIDDYISTQEQVVDYLTQYSGIKPGDLDAKISSKHLTTLKSTYLKLRFLIDIGVKFVGHGLQKDFRVINLMVWQGSFKSLLVPKDQVLDTVYLFHMPRKRMISLRFLAWYFLDLKIQGETHDSIEDARTALQLYRKYLELSKNGTEPESFHKVLKGLYEKGRKMDWKVPEPEGQTSPKNAAVFSSVLAL; from the exons ATGAACTTTGAGGGTCTGGACCCTGGACTGGCAGAGTATGCCCCAGCCATGCATTCTGCCCTGGACCCTGTCCTGGATGCCCACCTGAACCCAAGTCTGCTACAGAATGTGGAGCTGGACCCAGAGGGAGTGGCCTTGGAGGCTCTTCCCGTCCAGGAATCAGTGCACATAATGGAAGGTGTCTACTCTGAATTGCACAGCGTGGTGGCTGAAGTGGGTGTACCTGTCTCCGTCTCCCACTTTGACTTGCACGAGGAGATGCTGTGGGTGGGGAGCCACGGG GGCCATGCCACTTCATTTTTTGGCCCAGCCTTGGAGCGCTACTCATCCTTTCAAGTCAATGGCAGTGATGATATTCGGCAGATCCAGAGCCTGGAGAATGGTATCCTTTTTCTCACCAAGAACAATCTCAAGTACATGGCCCGTGGGGGCCTCATTATATTTGATTACCT GCTAGATGAGAATGAGGATATGCACAGTCTCCTACTGACTGACAGCAGCACTCTACTCATTGGTGGGCTGCAGAATCACATACTAGAGATTGATCTTAACACTGTCCAGGAGACTCAGAAG TATGCAGTAGAGACGCCGGGAGTCACCATCATGAGACAGACAAATCGCTTCTTCTTCTGCGGCCACACGTCTGGCAAG gtttccCTGAGAGATCTCCGTACTTTTAAGGTGGAACATGAGTTTGATGCCTTCTCAGGAAGTCTTTCAGATTTTGATGTGCATGGCAACCTGCTAGCTGCCTGCGGCTTCTCCAGCCGCCTCACTGGCCTGGCCTGCGACCGTTTCCTCAAGGTGTATGATTTGCGCATGATGCGTGCCATCACACCACTTCAAGTACATGTGGATCCTGCCTTCTTGCGCTTCATTCCTACATATACTTCTCGTCTTGCTATCATCTCTCAGTCAG GGCAGTGCCAGTTCTGTGAACCCACAGGCCTAGCCAACCCAGCAGATATCTTTCATGTGAATCCTGTGGGGCCTCTGCTAATGACATTTGACGTGTCAGCCAGCAAGCAGGCCCTGGCGTTTGGGGATTCTGAGGGCTGTGTGCACCTCTGGACTGATTCCCCGGAGCCTTCCTTCAACCCCTACTCCCGTGAGACTGAGTTTGCTTTGCCGTGTCTCGTGGACTCACTGCCTCCTCTGGACTGGAGCCAGGACCTGCTGCCTCTTTCCCTCATCCCTGTCCCACTCACCACTGACACACTTCTCTCTGATTGGCCTGCTGCCAACTctgctccagctcccag GCGAGCACCACCTGTGGATGCAGAGATTCTGCGCACCATGAAGAAGGTGGGCTTCATTGGCTATGCGCCCAATCCTCGCACCAAGCTGCGCAATCAG ATACCTTACAGACTCAAGGAGTCAGACAGTGAATTTGACAGCTTCAGCCAGGTCACTGAGTCACCAGTAGGACGAGAAGAGGAGCCACATCTCCACATGGTTTCTAAGAAATACCGCAAG GTGACCATCAAATATTCCAAGCTAGGGCTGGAGGACTTTGACTTCAAACACTACAATAAGACCTTGTTTGCTGGATTAGAGCCCCACATCCCCAACGCCTACTGTAACTGCATGATCCAG GTGCTCTATTTCCTGGAGCCTGTACGCTGTCTAATTCAAAACCACCTTTGCCAGAAGGAGTTCTGTCTGGCATGTGAGCTGGGCTTCCTCTTTCACATGTTGGACCTCTCTCGTGGTGACCCTTGCCAG GGCAGTAATTTTCTTCGGGCATTCCGTACTATTCCTGAGGCCTCAGCCCTTGGTCTGATCCTGGCTGACTCAGATGAGGCTTCAGGCAAGGGCAATCTGGCCAGGCTCATTCAGAGGTGGAATCGCTTCATTCTCACTCAACTGCATCAAGATATGCAGGAGCTGGAAGTACCACAGGCTTATCGAGGTGCTGGAGGCAG CAGCTTTTGCTCATCGGGGGACTCTGTTATTGGGCAGCTCTTCAGCTGTGAGATGGAGAACTGCAGCCTCTGCCGCTGTGGCAGCGAGACCGTGCGAGCCTCATCCACCCTGCTTTTCACACTCTCCTACCCTGATG ATAAAACTGGGAAGAACTATGACTTTGCTCAGGTGCTGAAGCGAAGCATCTGCCTGGACCAGAATACACAGGCCTGGTGTGACAACTGTGAAAAGTACCAGCCCACG ATTCAGACCCGCAACATCCGCCATCTGCCAGATATTCTTGTCATCAATTGTGAGGTGAACAGCTCAAAAGAGGCTGATTTCTGGAGAATGCAGGCTGAG GTTGCCTTCAAGATGGCAGTAAAGAAACATGGTGGGGAAATCTCCAAGAACAAGGAGTTTGCTTTGGCTGATTG GAAGGAACTAGGGAGTCCAGAGGGTGTGCTGGTATGTCCCTCCATTGAGGAGCTGAAGAATGTCTGGCTTCCTTTCTCCATTCGCATGAAGATGACCAAGAACAAAGGGCTGGATGTTTGCAATTGGACTGATGGGGATGAGATGCAG TGGGGCCCAGCCAGGGCAGAGGAGGAGCATGGTGTCTATGTGTATGACCTGATGGCTACTGTGGTACACATCCTGGACTCACGCACAGGGGGcagcctggtggctcacatcaAAGTTGGAGAGACCTACCACCAGCGCAAGGAG GGTGTTACTCACCAGCAGTGGTATCTGTTCAATGACTTTCTTATTGAACCTATTGATAAG CATGAAGCTGTGCAGTTTGACATGAATTGGAAAGTACCTGCAATCCTTTATTATGTCAAACGGAATCTCAATTCCAGATACAACTTGAACA TCAAGAACCCTATTGAGGCAAGTGTCTTGCTGGCTGAAGCCTCGCTGGCACGGAAGCAGCGGAAAACACATACTACCTTTATTCCACTGATGCTGAATGAGATGCCACAGATTGGGGACCTGGTGGGTCTGGATGCTGAGTTTGTCACCCTTAATGAG GAGGAAGCAGAGTTACGCAGTGATGGTACCAAGTCTACCATTAAACCAAGTCAGATGTCAGTAGCCAGGATTACCTGTGTCCGGGGCCAGGGACCTAATGAGGGTATCCCCTTCATTGATGACTACATCTCTACCCAGGAGCAG GTGGTGGATTACTTGACTCAATACTCGGGTATAAAGCCTGGTGACCTCGATGCCAAAATTTCCTCCAAGCACCTAACAACTCTCAAGTCTACCTACTTAAAGCTTCGTTTTCTCATTGACATTGGAGTCAAGTTTGTGGGTCATGGCCTGCAGAAGGACTTCCGGGTCATCAACCTGATGGTTTGGCAGGGCTCTTTTAAGAGTCTTCTT GTGCCCAAGGACCAAGTCCTTGATACTGTCTACCTGTTCCACATGCCCCGAAAACGAATGATTTCCCTGCGATTCCTTGCTTGGTACTTTCTGG ACCTGAAGATTCAAGGGGAAACCCATGACAGTATTGAGGATGCACGCACAGCCCTTCAGCTCTACCGAAAGTATCTGGAGCTAAGCAAAAATGGCACTGAGCCTGAGTCTTTCCACAAGGTGCTCAAGGGTCTTTATGAGAAGGGCCGAAAGATGGACTGGAAGGTGCCTGAGCCTGAGGGCCAAACAAGTCCCAAGA